The following proteins come from a genomic window of Streptomyces sp. Sge12:
- a CDS encoding phosphocholine cytidylyltransferase family protein → MIGLVLAAGAGRRLRPYTDTLPKALVPVGPEGDEESLTVLDLTLGNFAEVGLTEVAIVVGYRKEAVYARREALEAKYGVKITLIDNDKAEEWNNAYSLWCAREVLKQGVILANGDTVHPVSVERTLLAARGNGQKIILALDTVKNLADEEMKVVTADGKGVQKITKLMDPADATGEYIGVTLIEPEAAEQLAEALKTTFERDPDLYYEDGYQQLVNDGFTIDVAPIGDVKWVEIDNHDDLAKGRTIACQY, encoded by the coding sequence CGGTGCCGGACGCCGTCTGCGTCCCTACACCGACACCCTGCCCAAGGCGCTCGTGCCGGTCGGCCCCGAGGGTGACGAGGAGAGCCTGACGGTTCTCGACCTGACGCTGGGCAACTTCGCCGAGGTCGGCCTGACCGAGGTCGCCATCGTCGTCGGCTACCGCAAGGAAGCCGTGTACGCCCGCCGCGAGGCCCTGGAGGCCAAGTACGGCGTCAAGATCACGCTGATCGACAACGACAAGGCCGAGGAGTGGAACAACGCCTACTCCCTGTGGTGCGCGCGTGAGGTCCTCAAGCAGGGCGTGATCCTCGCCAACGGCGACACCGTCCACCCGGTCTCGGTCGAGCGCACCCTGCTCGCCGCCCGCGGCAACGGCCAGAAGATCATCCTCGCCCTCGACACGGTCAAGAACCTGGCCGACGAGGAGATGAAGGTCGTCACCGCCGACGGGAAGGGCGTGCAGAAGATCACCAAGCTGATGGACCCCGCCGACGCCACCGGCGAGTACATCGGTGTCACCCTCATCGAGCCCGAGGCCGCCGAGCAGCTCGCCGAGGCGCTGAAGACCACCTTCGAGCGCGACCCCGACCTCTACTACGAGGACGGCTACCAGCAGCTCGTCAACGACGGCTTCACCATCGACGTGGCCCCCATCGGCGACGTCAAGTGGGTCGAGATCGACAACCACGACGACCTCGCCAAGGGCCGGACGATCGCATGCCAGTACTGA
- a CDS encoding iron-containing alcohol dehydrogenase family protein → MPVLTRLIPSPVVVDISRGAMDDLAGLLADQRISASGKLAIAISGGSGVALRAKLEPVLPHADWYAVVDGTIDSAVKLADDIKGRRYDAVVGLGGGKIIDVAKYAAARVGLPMVAVATNLSHDGICSPVSILDNDNGRGSYGVPTPIAMVIDLDVIKEAPVRFIRAGIGDAISNISAIADWELSHKITGEPVDGLAAAMARTAGESVLRHPGGCGDDEFLTVLSEALVLSGIAMSISGDSRPSSGACHEISHAFDLLHPGRSALHGEQVGIGAAFAMHLRGAAEQSGLFVEVLRRHGLPVGPEEIGFSVDEFVAAVEYAPQTRPGRFTILEHLNLSAAEIRDAYADYVKTIRS, encoded by the coding sequence ATGCCAGTACTGACGAGGCTCATCCCCTCGCCCGTCGTCGTCGACATCAGTCGCGGGGCGATGGACGACCTGGCCGGCCTCCTGGCCGACCAGCGGATCTCCGCCTCCGGCAAGCTGGCCATCGCGATCAGCGGAGGCTCCGGCGTGGCGCTGCGCGCCAAGCTGGAGCCCGTCCTGCCGCACGCCGACTGGTACGCGGTCGTCGACGGCACCATCGACTCCGCGGTCAAGCTGGCCGACGACATAAAGGGCCGCCGCTACGACGCCGTCGTGGGCCTGGGCGGCGGCAAGATCATCGACGTGGCCAAGTACGCCGCGGCGCGGGTCGGGCTGCCCATGGTGGCCGTCGCCACCAACCTCTCGCACGACGGCATCTGCTCGCCGGTGTCCATCCTGGACAACGACAACGGCCGCGGTTCCTACGGCGTGCCCACGCCGATCGCCATGGTGATCGACCTCGACGTGATCAAGGAAGCACCGGTCCGGTTCATCCGCGCCGGCATCGGTGACGCGATCTCCAACATCTCGGCGATCGCCGACTGGGAGCTCTCGCACAAGATCACCGGCGAGCCCGTCGACGGCCTGGCCGCCGCCATGGCCCGTACCGCCGGCGAGTCCGTACTGCGCCACCCCGGCGGATGCGGCGACGACGAGTTCCTCACCGTGCTCTCCGAGGCGCTGGTGCTCTCCGGCATCGCCATGTCGATCAGCGGGGACTCCCGCCCGTCGTCCGGCGCCTGCCACGAGATCAGCCACGCCTTCGACCTGCTCCACCCGGGACGCTCCGCGCTCCACGGCGAGCAGGTCGGCATCGGCGCCGCCTTCGCGATGCACCTGCGCGGGGCCGCCGAACAGTCGGGCCTCTTCGTCGAGGTACTGCGCCGGCACGGCCTGCCGGTCGGACCCGAGGAGATCGGCTTCAGCGTCGACGAGTTCGTCGCGGCCGTCGAGTACGCCCCCCAGACCCGCCCGGGACGCTTCACGATCCTGGAGCACCTCAACCTGTCCGCCGCCGAGATCAGGGACGCTTACGCCGACTATGTCAAGACCATCCGTAGCTGA